One genomic segment of Nothobranchius furzeri strain GRZ-AD chromosome 10, NfurGRZ-RIMD1, whole genome shotgun sequence includes these proteins:
- the LOC139072082 gene encoding spectrin alpha chain, non-erythrocytic 1-like codes for MEEGHFAGSEPSAHQNILIHHVLTPDLLTQQQQVAPTDDETGKELVLALYDYQEKSPGEVTMKKGDILTLLNSTNKVVLLELASLAE; via the exons atggaggaag gtcacttcgctggttcagaaccctcggcccatcagaacattcttatccaccacgttctaacaccagacctgttaacccaacagcaacaagtggctccaactgacgatgagaccgggaaggagctggttctggctctgtacgactaccaggagaagagtcctggagaggtcaccatgaagaagggcgacatcctcacgctgctcaacagcaccaacaag gttgttttacttgaactcgcgtctttagctgaatga